From the Achromobacter xylosoxidans A8 genome, the window CATGTATCGACCCGAATGCACCCACATTCACCGCATGGAAGGAGCCCGTCGCCGAAGCGCTGGTATCCGTCTTGGCGAACGTGGCGCCGCCATTGGCGATGCTGTCGCCCACCATGATGGGCGCGTTGCCCGACACGTGGCCGTACGAATCGCTGTTGGCGTACTGGCGCGTGCTGGTGACCACTTGCGTGCCATCGCGGCTGAAGCTGCCGCCCACTTCCGCAACGCCACCCGTCATGCCGAACGATACCTGGGTGGATGAACCGTAGCCGTTGATCTGGGTGGCGGCCACGGAGCTGCCTGTGGAAATGGATGATGCGGTGCCATTGATTGCGCCGGCGTGGCCCGTGATTGATCCACCAGGGTCCGCATAAGCCGAAACAGCGAACAAGGACAACGCGGCGACTGCTATGAGCTTTTTCATTTCAGCTCCTCCTGCTCCGTGCATGCACGGATTCACGATTTACCGGCGACCGACCGGCGCGGACCGTTACCGCTCAGCGCCACGCCTGGACAATGACGAAAGGCGTGGGACTTTCGTATTGGTACGGAATGATTGCGCCGTCCTAGGCAAGTCGATATCGCCTAAACGGGCGACCGAATCCCGATGGACGATCCCGGGCTGTAAAACAATCGGCCAGATTTGCGGCAATCTTGCGCGGCGACCCTGCGTATGGACGAGGAAAAACGCGCTGGCTGTGCGCCGTGCGCGTCCGGCTTCAACTTTATGGATGGGAATAAGGCGGACCGCCTCGGGCAAGCTCCCTAACGCGCACAACCGAAGCGGCGAGGCCCGCTGCGCGCCTGGCCCGGGATTTTCAGCCATACTACGGCGGCCAGCCGGGCGCTACCCGGCCTCATCTGTTTGGAGACCAGAACATGATCCAGGAAATTGCCAGCATCCATGTCCGCGAAGGGCAGGAAGCGCTGTTCGAGGCAGGCGTCGCGCAAGCGAAGCCGCTGTTCCTGCGGGCCCGCGGCTGCCACGGCATGGAGCTGTACCGCAGCATCGAGCAGCCGCAGCGCTACACGCTGGTGGTGGATTGGGAAACCGTCGAAAACCACATGGTGGACTTCCGCGAATCCGGCGATTTCCAGGAATGGCGCAAGCTGGTGGCGGGCTTCTTTGTCGAACCGCCCCAAGTGCATCACGAGCAAAAAGTGATTTGACGCGGCCAACCTGGCCGCATCGCGCGCGGGTCAGGACTGTTCAGGCGGATCGTCGTACTTGCGCGCGCTGCCGCGAAAACGATCCGCCGGGTATTTCCGCGCATTCTTGACCATCTTGCCCGCGACCGCATCGGCGATGTTGACGCCGAGCTGATCGGCCAGGGCCACCAGGTACATCTGCACATCCGCGATTTCGTCCGCGGCATCCGCCAGCTTTTCGGGCGGCATCTGGCGCGACTCGGCCTCGCTCAGCCATTGGAACAGGGACACGAGTTCGCCCGCCTCTCCGGCCAGCGCCATCGCCAGGTTCTTGGGCGTGTGGAACGGCTGCCACTCCCGCTCTTCGGTAAAGCGGCGCACGGCCAGCCGGATCTGTTCCAGGTCGGACATGGCTACTCCTGGCCCGCGGCCAGGCGGGAACTGGCGGCCAGCGCCACCGCCACGGTCGTGCGCACGTCGGCCAGCGCGCGGTGGGTGGGATCGGAAGCGCCCACATGGCGCGCCAGGATTTCCAGCTTGTGCGAGGGCAGCTCCGGCCAGGCGCGCCGCGCCAGCGCCAGGGTGCAATGGGTGGAATTGGCGAATGGCAGGCCGGTCTGGTCCGCCGCCGCACCCAGGAAGCGCCGGTCGAACGACGCATTGTGGAAAAACACAGGCAGGTCTTCCACGAAATCCAGGAAGGAGGAAAACGCCTGCACCACCGGCACGCCATCGCGGTCGACTTCGGCCTGCGTGATGCCGGTCAGCCGGCTGATGAAGGACGGCACCGGACCGCGGGTACGCACGACTTGCGTGTACTCGCGCTCCAGCGCCCCCGCCTCGCCCACGCGCACCGCCGCGAACTCCAGGATCTCGCAGGTCGCGGTGGACAGGCCGGTGGTTTCCAGGTCGGCCACGATGAACGGGCCGCGCAATGCCTGCAGCGCCGCGGCCAGGGCCTCCGCGCCCGCGTTGCCGCCCGCCGCCCGGACGGGAGAGGCGCCGCTCGCGCGCGGCCGGCGATAGAAGTACGTCACAGCCTTACTCCGCCGGCCGCAACGGCGCAAAGCGCGGCGCGCCATCGGGCAACTGGCCGAAGAACATGTCCGCCGGACGCACCCACAGGCCGCGCTCGTGCGGCCACAGGTGTTCGTAGACGACCAGGGACTCCTCGGTTTCGGAGTGGCGGGCGGTGCCCACATAGAGGTAGAGGCCGCCCTTGTAATGGCGGTGTGAGGCGAGAGCCAGTGCTTCGGATTCGGTCATGGACGGTAGCCGCAAATGGCGCGGCCCGGGCGGAATGGCTCCTGCCCGGGCCTGCGGGTTCAGATCAATACCGTCTTTATAGCGCATCGGGCCGGCAGCGCCGGCTCAGTAGCGCACGTATTGCCGCTCGGCCTGCGGTTGCAGCGGTCCATTGGCCGCCGGCCTAGCCCGCAGGGCTGGCGCCACGGGCCTGACCGCGGCGGTTGGCGGCGCGGTGCGCGCAGGCTCGCCGGCCCGCTGCGTGATGTCCTCGGTGACCTCGCCCAGCCGGGCGGACTGGGCCAGCGACACCTCCACCACCTCCGCCATGATTTCAGTCACGCGGCGCGACGACGCGACGATATCGTCCATGGTCGTGCCGGCCGACTGAACCTGGCGCGCCCCGCTCTCGACCTGCTGCACCGAGGACGTGATCAGGTCCTTGATTTCCTTGGCCGCTGCCGCGCTGTTCTGCGCCAGGCTGCGGACCTCCGACGCCACGACAGCGAAGCCTTTGCCGTGCGGGCCGGCGCGCGCGGCCTCGACCGCGGCGTTCAGCGCCAGGATATTGGTCTGGAACGCGATGCCGTCCATCACCCCGATGATTTCCGAGATGCGCCGCGAACTCTGGGTGATGCCGCCCATGGTCTGCACCACTTCCTGCACCGTATGGCCGCCCTGCTCGGCCACGCGACAGGCGTCCTGCGCCAGCGTATTGGCCTGGCCCGCGCGCTCGGCGTTTTCGGTCAGGCCCTGGACCGCGACGCGCAGGGTCTGGGCGGCGGTA encodes:
- a CDS encoding antibiotic biosynthesis monooxygenase family protein, which encodes MIQEIASIHVREGQEALFEAGVAQAKPLFLRARGCHGMELYRSIEQPQRYTLVVDWETVENHMVDFRESGDFQEWRKLVAGFFVEPPQVHHEQKVI
- a CDS encoding nucleotide pyrophosphohydrolase, encoding MSDLEQIRLAVRRFTEEREWQPFHTPKNLAMALAGEAGELVSLFQWLSEAESRQMPPEKLADAADEIADVQMYLVALADQLGVNIADAVAGKMVKNARKYPADRFRGSARKYDDPPEQS
- a CDS encoding 3'-5' exonuclease, with amino-acid sequence MAAALQALRGPFIVADLETTGLSTATCEILEFAAVRVGEAGALEREYTQVVRTRGPVPSFISRLTGITQAEVDRDGVPVVQAFSSFLDFVEDLPVFFHNASFDRRFLGAAADQTGLPFANSTHCTLALARRAWPELPSHKLEILARHVGASDPTHRALADVRTTVAVALAASSRLAAGQE
- a CDS encoding DUF1653 domain-containing protein, with protein sequence MTESEALALASHRHYKGGLYLYVGTARHSETEESLVVYEHLWPHERGLWVRPADMFFGQLPDGAPRFAPLRPAE